The DNA region ACTGCAGGTGTTAGGCGTCCACACCGATGGCGGCATGCGCGAGGCCTTTGTTGTCCCGAGCCGCAAATTGCACCCTTCGGAGCGGCTGACGCTGGATCAGTTGGCCCTGGTCGAAACGCTCGGGATCGGGTGCCACGCCGTGGACCGTGCGTGCGTTGAGGCGGGCGAATTTGTGCTGGTCATCGGCGCCGGCCCCATTGGGCTGGCCGTGGTGCAATTTGCAATCGAAGCCGGAACGCAAGCCATTGTGCTCGACATCAACCCGAAACGCCTCGAATTCTGCCGCGAACGGCTGGGCGCCCCTCACGTGATCAATGCCGCGCTCCAGGACCCGCTCGAAGCGCTTAAACAGGTTACTTCCGGCGATCTGCCGACGGCCGTGTTTGACGCCACCGGCAATCCCAAATCGATGATGGGCGCCTTTGACTACCCCGCCCATGGCGGCCGGATGGTTTTCGTCGGGTTGTTCCAGGGGGAGGTCACGTTTAACGATCCGAACTTCCACCGGCGTGAGCTCACCCTTTCGGCCAGCCGCAACGCGCGGCCGCAGGACTTCACCCGCATCATCCACCTCGTCGAAGCGGGCCGGATTGACACCGGACCGTGGATCACCCATCGCGCTTCGTTTGCCGACGCGGTCACGGAATTTCCCGCGTGGACTCGGCCCGAGACCGGCGTGATCAAAGCAATGATTGAAGCCTGATTGGGTGCGCCCTGACCTGGGTCCACGGTGACGTGCACGCACGCCTTCTCAACCCAACGCGGTCCTGCTAACTATCTGTTGGCGGAAGCACCGGGCCCTTAAGCCCACACCAACGCCGTTCCAACCATCCGCTAACGATAAAAAGGTGAAAATCGACGCCCATCACCACTTCTGGAGGTACTCCGCGGCGCAGTACGGGTGGATCGATGACGCGATGAGCGCCATTCGCCGCGATTTCCTCCCGTCGGACTTGGAGAAAGACATTCGCGACGCAGGCATCGACGCCGTTGTCTCGGTGCAGGCACGGCAGACGCTCGAAGAAACGCGTTGGTTACTGACCATGGCCGCCCAGCATGATTTTATCAAAGGCGTGGTCGGCTGGGTGCCCCTGGCCGAACCTTCCCTCCGCGACGAGTTGGACCGGTTCCGGGGTGACCGTCGGTTGCGGGCCGTTCGTCACGTGGTCCAGGCCGAATCGGACGGTTACCTGCTGCGCGAAGATTTCAACGCCGGGGTGTCCGTCCTGCGGGAGACAGGGCTTGCCTACGACCTGCTCATTTACGAGCGCCAATTACCCGAAGCCATCCGCTTTGTGGATCGGCACCCGCAGCAGGTTTTCGTGCTTGACCACCTGGCCAAACCGCGCGTTAAAGAGAACCTGCTTGAACCGTGGCGCCGAAATCTCAAGGAGCTTGCCCGGCGCGAGAACGTGTACGCCAAGGTCTCCGGCCTGGTCGCGGAGGCTGATTACCACGCTTGGACCGAAGCGCAACTTCGTCCGTATTTGGAGACGGCGCTGGAGGCGTTTGGCCCGCACCGGCTGATGTTCGGCTCCGACTGGCCGGTCTGCTTGGTGGCGTGCCCCTACCGGCGTTGGTACGACGTGGTGCACCGCTTTG from Verrucomicrobiota bacterium includes:
- a CDS encoding zinc-binding alcohol dehydrogenase family protein, translated to MKTIRLEEPGRLALLSTEGPPAPASIQPEEALVRVHRIGVCGTDIHAFNGRQPFFNYPRILGHELGVEVVAVGSSTTNVKPGDRCSVEPYLNCGNCIACRRGKPNCCVQLQVLGVHTDGGMREAFVVPSRKLHPSERLTLDQLALVETLGIGCHAVDRACVEAGEFVLVIGAGPIGLAVVQFAIEAGTQAIVLDINPKRLEFCRERLGAPHVINAALQDPLEALKQVTSGDLPTAVFDATGNPKSMMGAFDYPAHGGRMVFVGLFQGEVTFNDPNFHRRELTLSASRNARPQDFTRIIHLVEAGRIDTGPWITHRASFADAVTEFPAWTRPETGVIKAMIEA
- a CDS encoding amidohydrolase family protein, giving the protein MKIDAHHHFWRYSAAQYGWIDDAMSAIRRDFLPSDLEKDIRDAGIDAVVSVQARQTLEETRWLLTMAAQHDFIKGVVGWVPLAEPSLRDELDRFRGDRRLRAVRHVVQAESDGYLLREDFNAGVSVLRETGLAYDLLIYERQLPEAIRFVDRHPQQVFVLDHLAKPRVKENLLEPWRRNLKELARRENVYAKVSGLVAEADYHAWTEAQLRPYLETALEAFGPHRLMFGSDWPVCLVACPYRRWYDVVHRFAASLSPEEQASLFGRTAACAYRLHEAS